In a genomic window of Babylonia areolata isolate BAREFJ2019XMU chromosome 3, ASM4173473v1, whole genome shotgun sequence:
- the LOC143280449 gene encoding uncharacterized protein LOC143280449, with product MAEAEYEQLETFLQSDLQSLDQQNKEAGGADITLTHLPEWLIGVIVVVILLIIAFFAMVIYSLLKERKRARAGSYGATAAAGPSMTETVEAGNKADGNIRITAFSLDQQPGDTAANGQAGTTGGVNGGTTWTLDAEVVSTLQRRQHGPSGCRNPAFIDDDDVENDDHNDDDGKASPDTKHTQNGKVIISDKETGENNDDDDNEKRKPESKQNGQVIVSDKENKDDGKKANSGVKENGKVVNDKDSQGGKETSKTKPDPTLDDQTLNLSPKPSNKSDSPKTTNGVEEVEMVECPSGRGEIGKEKEEDEEETNDATQSSDAADQETAVDEMDERDSSAEVKGVEKAKEHQTGGESAPEESSSSGGSQKLEVVMNTDRSSSPGPQACVMLHIDGQGNTELEKEVDFSTDERGEGPGTSTNL from the exons aaTAAAGAAGCGGGGGGAGCTGAtatcacactgacacaccttCCCGAATGGCTGATTGGTGTCATCGTCGTTGTGATTTTGCTCATCATCGCTTTCTTTGCCATGGTCATCTACTCGCTgttgaaggaaaggaaaag AGCCCGTGCAGGCAGTTACGGAGCCACCGCCGCCGCAGGCCCCTCCATGACGGAGACGGTGGAGGCGGGCAACAAGGCGGACGGCAACATCCGCATCACGGCCTTCAGCCTGGACCAGCAGCCCGGAGACACGGCGGCCAACGGGCAGGCAGGCACCACAGGCGGCGTCAACGGCGGCACCACGTGGACCCTGGACGCGGAAGTTGTGTCCACCCTGCAGAGACGACAGCACGGACCCTCAGGCTGCAGAAACCCCGCCTTCATCGACGACGATGACGTAGAAAACGACGatcacaacgacgacgacggaaAAGCCAGCCCGGACACGAAACATACCCAGAATGGGAAGGTCATCATCAGCGATAAGGAAACCGGCgagaacaacgacgacgacgacaacgagaagaGAAAGCCGGAGTCGAAGCAGAACGGGCAGGTCATCGTCAGCGATAAGGAGAACAAGGACGACGGGAAGAAAGCTAACTCGGGCGTGAAGGAGAACGGGAAGGTGGTTAACGACAAAGACAGTCAGGGCGGGAAAGAAACCAGCAAGACAAAACCCGACCCAACACTCGATGATCAGACGCTTAACTTGTCCCCCAAACCTTCCAACAAATCTGACTCGCCCAAGACAACCAACGGCGTTGAAGAAGTTGAGATGGTGGAATGCCCAAGTGGACGGGGCGAAAtcgggaaagagaaagaagaagacgaagaagaaacgaACGACGCTACTCAGAGCTCTGACGCTGCGGATCAGGAGACGGCGGTGGACGAGATGGACGAGCGTGACAGCAGCGCggaggtgaagggggtggagaaggCCAAGGAGCATCAGACGGGGGGAGAGTCCGCCCCTGAAGAGTCCAGTTCTTCAGGAGGCTCCCAGAAGCTGGAGGTGGTGATGAACACAGATCGTTCTTCTTCCCCAGGCCCGCAGGCCTGTGTGATGTTGCACATCGATGGACAAGG AAACACAGAGCTTGAGAAAGAAGTGGACTTCTCGACTGATGAGAGAGGCGAGGGGCCTGGAACAAGCACCAACCTGTGA